A window of Paremcibacter congregatus contains these coding sequences:
- a CDS encoding DUF3168 domain-containing protein produces the protein MTFLASDSLWQAIYDRLSADAALMVEISGIYDTAPEGRPLPYITIGEGVVSDWSAKDFSGQEHLLDIHIWARGRGGGAVRGLADQVAALLSDADLILTGHQLARLEFRLFENFFDSDGRVRHGVLRFRARTRQII, from the coding sequence ATGACGTTTCTCGCATCCGACAGCCTGTGGCAGGCGATCTATGACCGGCTGAGCGCTGATGCCGCCCTGATGGTGGAAATTTCCGGCATTTATGACACGGCCCCGGAAGGACGGCCCTTGCCCTATATCACCATCGGTGAAGGGGTGGTCAGCGACTGGTCGGCCAAGGATTTCTCCGGTCAGGAACATCTGTTGGATATTCATATCTGGGCGCGCGGCCGGGGCGGCGGCGCGGTGCGCGGTCTGGCGGATCAGGTGGCGGCGTTGCTCAGCGACGCGGATTTGATTTTGACCGGGCATCAACTGGCCCGACTGGAATTTCGCCTGTTCGAGAATTTCTTTGACAGCGACGGTCGGGTGCGCCACGGCGTGCTCCGTTTTCGCGCCCGCACCAGACAGATCATTTAA
- a CDS encoding phage tail tape measure C-terminal domain-containing protein — MTETTIDSLVVKIRGDGADLRAELGTIKREFDSLDQIATQTAEGLTRTFSDFARSGELSFKSLGQVAQSVLADIANSALQSGLSNLFGDSNGDMGGAIGSFFGSLFGRAGGGTVGARQPYLVGERGPELFVPSGPGRILPRAEAARIGGAGSGRAAPQITINITNQGGGQDMTRRSAGQVAVAVRRAMDRAERDL, encoded by the coding sequence ATGACAGAAACCACAATCGACAGCCTGGTCGTCAAGATCAGGGGGGATGGCGCCGACCTGCGCGCAGAGTTGGGAACCATCAAGCGGGAGTTTGACAGTCTTGACCAGATCGCGACCCAGACCGCTGAGGGCTTGACCCGAACTTTCAGCGATTTCGCCCGCTCCGGCGAGCTGAGTTTTAAAAGCCTCGGTCAGGTGGCGCAATCGGTGCTCGCCGATATCGCCAATAGCGCCCTTCAATCGGGGCTCTCCAATCTATTTGGCGACAGCAACGGTGACATGGGCGGCGCCATCGGCAGTTTCTTTGGCAGTCTTTTTGGCCGCGCCGGGGGCGGCACCGTCGGGGCGCGACAGCCCTATCTGGTCGGCGAACGCGGGCCGGAACTGTTTGTGCCGAGTGGTCCCGGGCGTATTCTGCCCCGGGCCGAGGCGGCGCGCATCGGCGGGGCGGGTTCTGGTCGGGCGGCCCCCCAGATCACCATCAATATCACCAATCAGGGCGGAGGTCAGGATATGACCCGTCGCAGCGCCGGTCAGGTGGCGGTGGCTGTACGCCGCGCCATGGACCGGGCCGAGAGGGACCTGTAA
- a CDS encoding DNA-packaging protein, which produces MTDHRSLAEAIAAMEPARRKELLHGLSPEECEALLYDWSFWARHNQLPPDGDWFCWLILAGRGFGKTRTAVEWIRTLVEGDSPLVAPKAAPDRIALVADNFLEGRLTMIEGESGLLAVCPPDYRPVFESSNKKLIWPNGIQAFLYSAESPDQLRGPQHQVAWADELAKWRYVEDTWSNLLLGLRLGKMPQVLVTTTPRNIPLCRDLVADPRTRVVRGSTYDNRAHLPQSFFDQVVAQYEGSRIGRQEIYGEILTDVPGALWSRPLLDDNRAGDLPDLDRIVVAVDPPVTSGKKADTCGIIVAARDRAGQGYIIADCSVQGLSPHGWARAALAAYARYEADRLVAEVNNGGELVESLLRQIDPELSYRAVRASRGKVLRAEPVAALYEQGRIKHCGTFAALEDQMCGLTSDGPSDGKSPDRVDALVWALTELLLKARGQPQIRNI; this is translated from the coding sequence GTGACAGATCACCGTTCGCTCGCCGAGGCAATCGCGGCCATGGAGCCCGCACGTCGTAAAGAACTGTTGCACGGCCTGTCGCCGGAGGAATGTGAGGCGCTGCTTTATGACTGGTCCTTCTGGGCGCGGCACAATCAGTTGCCGCCCGACGGCGACTGGTTCTGCTGGTTGATCCTCGCCGGGCGCGGCTTTGGCAAGACCCGCACGGCGGTGGAATGGATCCGCACCCTGGTGGAAGGCGACAGCCCGCTCGTCGCGCCAAAGGCCGCCCCGGACCGGATCGCTTTGGTGGCGGATAATTTTCTTGAGGGGCGACTGACCATGATCGAGGGCGAAAGCGGCCTGCTGGCGGTCTGCCCACCGGATTACCGTCCGGTCTTCGAGAGCAGCAACAAGAAACTGATCTGGCCCAACGGCATTCAGGCCTTCCTTTATTCGGCGGAAAGCCCCGATCAGCTGCGCGGGCCGCAGCATCAGGTGGCCTGGGCCGACGAGCTCGCCAAATGGCGCTATGTCGAGGATACCTGGTCGAATCTGCTGCTCGGGCTGCGTCTGGGCAAGATGCCACAGGTGCTGGTGACCACCACGCCGCGCAATATTCCCCTGTGCCGGGACTTGGTGGCGGACCCGCGAACCCGGGTGGTGCGCGGCTCGACCTATGACAATCGCGCCCATTTGCCGCAAAGTTTCTTTGATCAGGTGGTGGCGCAATATGAAGGCAGCCGTATTGGCCGTCAGGAAATTTACGGTGAGATTCTCACCGATGTGCCGGGGGCCTTGTGGAGCCGGCCGCTGCTGGATGATAACCGGGCCGGGGATCTGCCCGACCTTGACCGTATCGTGGTGGCGGTGGACCCGCCGGTGACCAGCGGCAAGAAGGCCGATACCTGTGGCATCATTGTCGCGGCGCGGGACCGGGCGGGGCAGGGCTATATCATCGCCGATTGTTCGGTGCAGGGGTTGAGCCCTCACGGCTGGGCCCGGGCGGCGCTGGCGGCTTACGCCCGCTATGAGGCCGACCGGCTGGTGGCCGAGGTCAATAATGGTGGTGAGCTGGTGGAAAGCCTGCTGCGCCAGATCGATCCCGAGCTCAGTTACCGCGCGGTGCGCGCCAGTCGCGGCAAGGTGCTGCGGGCGGAACCGGTGGCGGCGCTGTATGAGCAAGGACGCATCAAACATTGCGGCACTTTCGCGGCTCTCGAAGACCAGATGTGCGGCCTGACCAGTGACGGCCCGAGCGACGGCAAAAGCCCGGACCGGGTCGACGCGCTGGTCTGGGCCCTGACCGAATTGCTGCTGAAAGCCCGGGGGCAGCCGCAAATACGCAATATTTAA
- a CDS encoding phage tail assembly chaperone, translating into MTEINWRRYAEVAYVSFGWSPETFWRATPMDFWCAYHGFRKLRGDGHGDPLSRAELNDLLKSTLRRDKESLD; encoded by the coding sequence ATGACAGAGATCAACTGGCGGCGCTATGCGGAGGTGGCCTATGTCAGCTTCGGCTGGTCGCCGGAGACTTTCTGGCGGGCGACGCCGATGGATTTCTGGTGCGCCTATCACGGATTTCGAAAATTGCGCGGCGATGGCCATGGGGATCCCCTCAGCCGTGCCGAATTGAATGATTTGCTGAAAAGCACTTTGCGGCGCGATAAAGAATCGCTAGACTGA
- a CDS encoding phage major capsid protein, whose product MTLETKEALENLSRAFEQFKTTNDDRLGEIERKGQADVVTEEKLARLDQEIQRLHNMTRSLHMAGGRPALDGKTADSGPDLQQKAQFFDGFIRKGQEITLDQKALSTAVDTDGGYTVPVALDQQIEKRLRDISPIRAEAHVIAIGTSRYKKLVNTGGMTSGWVSESGARIETDSPSFQEIEPPLGEIYANPAATQTMLDDAFFNVESWLSEELAEEFAQQENAAFVTGDGVNKPKGFLTYALSANDDGSRAFGEIETLATGVAGNWAATDPSDILVDMVHALKSGYRAEAKFYMNTGLLSEIRKFKDADGHYLWRPGLESGAAATLLGYPVVEVAEMPNRAVFSLSLCFANMKRAYSVTDRMGTRILRDPYSHKPYVHFYTTKRVGGAVTNDQAIKLLQFSA is encoded by the coding sequence ATGACATTAGAGACCAAAGAGGCGCTGGAAAATCTCAGCCGCGCCTTCGAACAGTTTAAAACCACCAACGACGATCGCCTGGGCGAAATCGAACGCAAGGGCCAGGCGGACGTCGTGACCGAGGAGAAGCTCGCGCGCCTCGATCAGGAGATCCAGCGCCTGCACAATATGACCCGCAGCCTGCATATGGCGGGAGGGCGCCCCGCCCTCGACGGCAAGACGGCAGATTCCGGCCCCGACCTGCAACAGAAAGCGCAGTTCTTCGATGGTTTTATTCGTAAAGGACAGGAGATCACGCTGGATCAGAAAGCTTTGAGCACGGCGGTAGATACCGACGGGGGTTATACGGTGCCGGTGGCGCTGGATCAGCAGATCGAGAAACGCCTGCGGGACATATCGCCGATCCGGGCCGAGGCCCATGTGATCGCCATCGGCACGTCGCGCTATAAGAAGCTGGTCAATACCGGCGGCATGACCTCGGGCTGGGTGTCCGAGAGTGGGGCGCGGATTGAGACCGACAGCCCGAGTTTTCAGGAAATCGAACCGCCGCTCGGCGAGATTTACGCCAATCCGGCGGCGACCCAGACCATGCTGGATGACGCCTTCTTCAATGTGGAAAGCTGGTTGTCCGAGGAGCTGGCGGAAGAGTTTGCCCAGCAGGAAAACGCCGCCTTCGTTACGGGCGACGGGGTCAACAAGCCGAAAGGTTTCCTCACCTACGCCCTGTCGGCCAATGATGACGGCAGCCGGGCCTTCGGCGAGATCGAGACGCTGGCCACCGGGGTGGCGGGTAACTGGGCGGCAACGGACCCGTCAGATATCCTCGTCGATATGGTGCATGCGCTGAAAAGCGGGTACCGGGCCGAGGCGAAATTCTACATGAACACCGGCCTGCTCAGTGAAATCCGCAAATTCAAGGATGCCGACGGTCATTATCTCTGGCGGCCGGGCCTGGAAAGCGGCGCGGCGGCAACCTTGCTCGGCTATCCGGTGGTCGAGGTGGCCGAGATGCCGAACCGGGCGGTGTTCTCCCTGTCGCTGTGTTTCGCCAATATGAAGCGGGCCTATAGCGTCACCGACCGCATGGGAACCCGGATATTGCGCGATCCCTATTCCCACAAGCCCTATGTGCATTTCTACACCACCAAACGGGTCGGTGGCGCGGTGACCAATGATCAGGCGATCAAGCTGCTGCAGTTCAGCGCTTAA
- a CDS encoding YheT family hydrolase has product MTSDANKTGYRFLGQEVEGLDLPAFQVGIKWRGGDLQTMRNTIMGPVCRLEDEAERVFFDIGAPGRLSGALHRKDARAHLPLVVIIHGLTGDEGSPNVISAASSLLEQGYPVLRLNLRGAGPSVRTSQGSYHAGMTEDLAQVISQLHSRAYGAGIVLYGISLGGNMMLKYLGEQGADANILAAIGVSTPLDLKAVQGRLMDARNAMYHNYLLLGMKKYAKRLTGRVAALHLEKAQAAASILEYDDQYVAPSHGMAGAEDYYRLQSSGVYLDKIRVPTLLIHAENDPWVPVESYYDHDWSGNDRLHVIVCNDGGHVGFHGKDSKVPWHEQAMARYLDHILDLSQV; this is encoded by the coding sequence ATGACGTCAGACGCAAATAAAACAGGATATCGGTTTCTCGGCCAGGAGGTCGAGGGACTGGATTTGCCAGCCTTCCAGGTGGGGATCAAATGGCGGGGGGGCGACCTTCAGACCATGCGCAATACCATTATGGGGCCGGTATGCCGTTTGGAAGACGAGGCCGAGCGGGTCTTTTTCGACATCGGCGCGCCAGGTCGTCTGAGTGGGGCCCTGCACCGCAAGGACGCCCGGGCGCATTTACCTTTGGTGGTGATTATTCACGGGCTGACGGGTGATGAAGGGTCTCCCAATGTGATTTCGGCCGCCAGCAGCCTGCTCGAACAGGGCTATCCTGTCTTGCGGCTCAATCTGCGGGGGGCAGGGCCGTCGGTCCGCACCAGTCAGGGCAGCTATCATGCGGGGATGACAGAAGACCTGGCTCAGGTTATTTCTCAGTTGCACAGCCGGGCCTACGGCGCCGGCATTGTACTATATGGTATTTCCCTCGGGGGGAATATGATGTTGAAATACCTGGGGGAGCAGGGCGCGGACGCCAATATCCTTGCCGCCATCGGGGTCAGCACGCCTCTGGATCTGAAGGCGGTGCAAGGGCGCCTGATGGATGCCCGTAACGCCATGTATCATAATTATCTTCTGCTGGGCATGAAGAAATACGCCAAGCGGTTGACCGGACGGGTCGCCGCCCTGCATCTGGAAAAAGCTCAGGCGGCCGCGTCTATTCTGGAATATGATGATCAGTATGTCGCGCCCAGTCATGGTATGGCCGGGGCGGAAGACTACTATCGCCTGCAGTCTTCGGGGGTCTATCTTGATAAGATCAGAGTGCCGACCCTGTTGATACATGCGGAAAATGATCCGTGGGTACCGGTCGAAAGCTATTATGACCACGACTGGTCTGGCAATGACCGGCTTCATGTGATTGTGTGCAACGATGGCGGTCATGTGGGCTTTCACGGGAAAGATAGTAAGGTGCCGTGGCATGAACAGGCGATGGCCCGGTACCTGGACCATATACTGGACCTGTCGCAGGTATGA
- a CDS encoding gene transfer agent family protein, with product MSEGFKNSLHLRLGGDDYRLRPTFQAIMDMEERLGGLLGLAVRAAEGDFGLKEMTVIIWACMEERLAFDKVGTLILAQGLTEVSPVVRALLTLCLTGAQESPER from the coding sequence ATGTCTGAGGGCTTTAAAAACAGCCTGCATCTGCGGCTGGGCGGCGACGACTATCGCCTGCGGCCCACCTTCCAGGCGATTATGGATATGGAGGAGCGGCTCGGCGGGCTGCTCGGCCTGGCGGTGCGGGCGGCGGAGGGCGATTTCGGTCTCAAGGAAATGACGGTAATCATCTGGGCCTGCATGGAAGAGCGACTGGCGTTCGACAAGGTGGGGACGTTGATTCTCGCGCAGGGGCTGACGGAGGTCAGTCCGGTGGTGCGGGCGCTGCTGACCCTGTGCCTGACGGGGGCTCAGGAATCTCCCGAAAGATGA
- a CDS encoding HK97 family phage prohead protease — MKNSLYATPDIKADVMTALGHFAGYASIFHVVDRGRDLILPGAFQQSLKDRGAAGVKLLWQHDPKEPVGVIDELREDGRGLYVRGRLMLQVARARAAADLLAAGALDGLSIGFHTVESDQRSDGVRLLRRVDLWEISLVTFPMNEQARISHFKSAAQQATETADLITSLTHLTQLMTPLSSQKG; from the coding sequence ATGAAAAACTCACTTTACGCCACCCCTGATATCAAGGCTGACGTCATGACCGCGCTCGGCCATTTCGCGGGCTATGCCAGCATATTTCATGTGGTCGACCGGGGTCGGGACCTGATCCTGCCCGGGGCCTTTCAACAGTCCTTAAAAGACCGGGGCGCTGCCGGGGTGAAACTTCTGTGGCAGCATGACCCGAAGGAGCCGGTCGGCGTGATTGACGAACTGCGGGAAGACGGGCGCGGGCTGTATGTCCGGGGCCGTCTGATGTTGCAGGTGGCGCGGGCGCGGGCGGCGGCGGATTTGCTTGCCGCCGGGGCGCTCGACGGCTTGTCAATCGGCTTTCACACGGTGGAAAGTGATCAAAGGTCGGACGGCGTGCGGCTGCTGCGGCGGGTGGATCTGTGGGAGATCTCCCTGGTGACCTTCCCGATGAATGAACAGGCGCGCATCTCTCACTTCAAGTCCGCCGCGCAGCAGGCCACCGAGACCGCGGACCTTATTACGTCACTCACCCATCTTACGCAACTCATGACCCCCCTATCATCACAGAAAGGATGA
- a CDS encoding phage portal protein: MGAIDRLFGRKSRAQKAPAHEEKQSATAALRGAESLWMGWADPRWTGRVYEKLAEEGYRKNVIAHRAVRILAECAASVPLRLYRGDKKLAHHPLLDLLERPNPSQGRAAFFESAYAFLNIAGNSYLEAALGPDARPAELYVLRPDRMKIVPGLGGWPKAYVYSLSGRQHSFAVDQVTGESLILQLKTFHPLDDYYGLSPLEAAAYSVDIHNGASGWNKALLDNSARPSGALVFEPKEGNASLSREQFDRLKAEMEENFQGSHNARRPLLLEGGLKWQQMAFSPADMDFINAKHVAAREIALAFGVPPMMMSIPGDNTYSNYQEANRALWRLTLLPMMDKMMSSLNRWLTPQFGDDLTLSYDQDAIPALSADRQALWQRIGQADFMTLNEKRAALGLGPLPNGDSLS; encoded by the coding sequence ATGGGCGCGATAGATCGCTTGTTTGGCCGCAAAAGCAGGGCCCAAAAAGCCCCGGCCCACGAAGAAAAGCAGTCGGCGACGGCGGCCTTGCGCGGGGCGGAAAGCCTGTGGATGGGCTGGGCCGATCCGCGCTGGACCGGACGGGTCTATGAAAAGCTCGCCGAGGAAGGCTACCGCAAGAATGTCATTGCCCATCGGGCGGTGCGCATACTGGCGGAATGCGCCGCCTCGGTGCCGCTCCGGCTGTATCGCGGCGATAAGAAACTGGCGCATCATCCCCTGCTTGATTTGTTGGAGCGGCCCAACCCGTCTCAAGGGCGGGCGGCCTTTTTCGAAAGCGCCTACGCCTTTCTCAATATCGCCGGCAACAGCTATCTTGAAGCCGCCCTCGGCCCCGACGCCCGCCCGGCGGAACTTTATGTGCTGCGCCCTGACCGGATGAAGATCGTGCCGGGGCTCGGCGGCTGGCCCAAGGCCTATGTCTATAGTCTGTCTGGTCGCCAGCATTCTTTTGCCGTCGATCAGGTGACGGGCGAGAGCCTGATCCTGCAGCTCAAGACCTTTCACCCACTGGATGATTATTACGGTCTGTCGCCTTTGGAGGCGGCGGCCTATAGCGTCGATATCCATAACGGCGCGTCGGGCTGGAACAAGGCGCTGCTCGATAATTCGGCCCGGCCCTCGGGCGCGCTGGTGTTCGAGCCGAAAGAGGGCAACGCGAGCCTCAGCCGCGAACAATTCGACCGGCTGAAGGCGGAGATGGAGGAAAATTTTCAAGGCAGTCATAACGCCCGCCGTCCCCTGTTGCTCGAGGGCGGTCTGAAATGGCAGCAGATGGCTTTTTCCCCCGCCGACATGGACTTCATCAATGCCAAGCATGTGGCGGCGCGGGAAATAGCACTGGCCTTCGGGGTGCCGCCGATGATGATGAGCATTCCCGGCGACAATACCTACAGCAATTATCAGGAAGCCAACCGCGCTCTGTGGCGGCTGACCCTTCTGCCGATGATGGACAAGATGATGTCGTCGCTGAACCGCTGGCTCACGCCGCAGTTCGGAGATGACCTGACGCTCAGCTACGACCAGGACGCCATTCCGGCCCTGAGCGCCGACCGTCAGGCCCTGTGGCAGCGGATCGGGCAGGCGGACTTTATGACCCTTAACGAGAAGCGCGCCGCCCTCGGGCTCGGGCCTTTGCCCAATGGCGACAGCCTGTCATGA
- the rpsU gene encoding 30S ribosomal protein S21, giving the protein MQVSVRDNNVDQALRALKKKLQREGVYREMKMRRFFEKPSEKRARENAAAVRRARKLDRKRLERDGVI; this is encoded by the coding sequence ATGCAGGTTTCTGTCCGCGACAATAACGTAGACCAAGCTCTTCGTGCGCTGAAGAAAAAATTACAGCGCGAAGGCGTCTACCGCGAAATGAAAATGCGTCGCTTTTTCGAAAAGCCTTCTGAAAAGAGAGCTCGCGAGAACGCCGCAGCGGTACGCCGTGCGCGTAAGCTTGACCGTAAACGTCTAGAACGTGACGGCGTTATCTAA
- a CDS encoding DUF6127 family protein, which translates to MRIGAGLTQAVRQAERQGIAPELIYDLIEQASEEGARRALAQLGLSDGQAGTDITELRLLLDSWRDVRRTALQALVRWLMRLCFSALILGLAVKFKLLQLGQIFGQ; encoded by the coding sequence ATGAGAATCGGGGCCGGCCTCACCCAGGCGGTGCGTCAGGCGGAACGGCAGGGCATCGCCCCGGAACTTATTTATGACCTGATTGAGCAGGCCTCGGAAGAAGGCGCGCGGCGGGCCTTGGCGCAGCTGGGGCTCAGCGATGGTCAGGCGGGCACTGACATCACCGAATTGCGCCTGCTGCTCGACAGTTGGCGTGACGTGCGCCGCACCGCGCTGCAGGCCTTGGTGCGCTGGCTGATGCGCTTGTGTTTCTCGGCCCTGATCCTCGGGCTGGCGGTGAAATTCAAGCTTCTGCAACTCGGACAAATTTTTGGACAATGA
- a CDS encoding phage head closure protein: MTRALHEKIICQKPVLLASGAGEQHDSWEDIAEVWAAATRVSDRPETEARQTRFTTSYRLLMRHQDILEETRRILWRGKIYQVTGMGQPNARGQMLEIMVREELPA; encoded by the coding sequence ATGACCCGCGCTCTGCATGAAAAAATCATCTGCCAGAAACCGGTGTTGCTGGCCAGCGGCGCCGGGGAACAGCATGACAGCTGGGAGGATATTGCCGAGGTCTGGGCGGCGGCGACACGGGTGTCTGACCGACCCGAGACAGAGGCGCGGCAAACCCGTTTCACCACATCTTATCGCCTTCTGATGCGTCATCAGGATATTCTGGAGGAGACCCGCCGTATTCTGTGGCGGGGTAAAATTTATCAGGTGACGGGGATGGGTCAGCCGAACGCCCGGGGTCAAATGCTGGAAATCATGGTGCGCGAGGAACTGCCCGCATGA
- a CDS encoding phage major tail protein, TP901-1 family, producing MAIEKGRAFLLKIGDGGGPENFAVIGGMRSTSLRINNETVDVTNKTSGGWRELLSGAGIRHVSLSGGGIFTDSAAENLLQAKALTSSVDNYEVVFESGGKFTGGFQVTSLEYTGDYNGERSYALSLESSGVVSYV from the coding sequence ATGGCGATCGAAAAGGGACGGGCGTTCTTGCTCAAAATAGGCGACGGCGGCGGGCCGGAAAATTTCGCAGTGATCGGCGGCATGCGCTCGACGTCGCTGCGGATCAATAATGAAACCGTCGATGTCACCAACAAGACCTCGGGCGGCTGGCGCGAGCTTTTGTCCGGGGCGGGCATTCGTCATGTTTCCCTGTCCGGTGGCGGCATCTTCACCGACAGTGCGGCGGAAAATCTGCTGCAGGCCAAGGCGCTGACCAGCAGCGTTGATAATTATGAGGTGGTGTTTGAAAGCGGCGGCAAATTCACCGGCGGCTTTCAGGTGACCTCGCTGGAATATACCGGGGATTATAACGGCGAGCGCAGTTATGCCTTGAGCCTCGAGAGCTCCGGGGTGGTGAGTTATGTCTGA
- a CDS encoding head-tail connector protein translates to MHLELVTAPVGLPAQVDELRDHLKISHMDEDGVLTTYLQAATAACECYLGRKLLAQQWRLTLNDWGDGIVTLPLSPVLSVDEVRVWRAGAFETLDPAMLLLDHASYEARLMSREGSVFPDPDRQMAGIEISFSAGFGANPNALPPDLRQGILLWVGALYDPESPAMAQGAALAERLWQPYRRMVL, encoded by the coding sequence ATGCATCTGGAACTTGTCACAGCCCCTGTTGGCTTGCCGGCGCAAGTCGATGAACTGCGCGACCACCTGAAGATTTCTCATATGGACGAAGATGGGGTGTTAACCACTTATCTTCAGGCGGCGACAGCGGCCTGTGAATGTTATCTCGGGCGAAAATTGCTGGCTCAGCAATGGCGGCTGACCCTGAATGACTGGGGCGACGGCATTGTCACCCTGCCGTTATCACCGGTCCTGTCGGTTGATGAGGTAAGGGTCTGGCGCGCGGGGGCGTTCGAGACGTTGGACCCGGCGATGTTGCTGCTCGATCACGCCTCTTACGAGGCGCGCCTGATGAGCCGGGAAGGCAGCGTCTTTCCCGACCCCGACCGGCAGATGGCCGGCATTGAAATCAGTTTCAGCGCCGGATTTGGGGCGAACCCCAACGCCCTGCCGCCGGACCTGCGGCAGGGAATCTTGCTGTGGGTCGGGGCGCTCTACGATCCCGAAAGCCCGGCGATGGCGCAGGGGGCGGCACTTGCCGAAAGGCTGTGGCAGCCTTACCGCCGGATGGTGCTGTAA
- a CDS encoding HK97-gp10 family putative phage morphogenesis protein codes for MTVEKLSRDLDQQARLYERRLAEMVDQLAAAVVRGARARVLRNLKHPKDHSDLAASLRVEKDPAGDLRVITDLPYARYLEFGTRYQAARPFLTPAVEEVKVAFAGLRHRSQQE; via the coding sequence ATGACGGTGGAAAAATTATCCCGTGATCTGGACCAGCAGGCCCGGCTCTATGAACGGCGCCTGGCGGAGATGGTCGATCAGCTGGCGGCGGCGGTGGTGCGCGGGGCGCGGGCGCGGGTTTTGCGCAATCTGAAGCATCCGAAAGATCATAGCGATCTGGCCGCATCCCTCCGGGTGGAAAAAGATCCTGCGGGTGACCTGCGGGTGATCACCGATCTGCCTTATGCCCGCTATTTGGAATTTGGCACCCGTTATCAGGCGGCGCGCCCTTTCCTCACCCCGGCGGTGGAGGAGGTGAAAGTCGCCTTCGCCGGGCTCAGGCACCGCTCTCAACAGGAATAA
- a CDS encoding COQ9 family protein: MTKKPSDIPDDWRAPLLVAALPHVPFDGWSDQTLTRAAEEIGLNPGIAKLAFPSGAIDMIDLMAQQRDQMMVEACPPEKLAQMKIREKITFLVRTRIEAEDPLRDAARAAVAYLALPTHSAQGLKMMYRTVDLMWKTTGDPSTDFNYYTKRLTLSGVYSTTLLYWLNDDSADRQDTWAFLDRRIENVIQFEKGKARARKLSERLPDITSSFWKNVSRLRYPAR, encoded by the coding sequence ATGACGAAAAAACCAAGCGATATTCCCGACGATTGGCGCGCCCCTTTGCTGGTGGCAGCCTTGCCGCATGTGCCGTTTGACGGCTGGTCAGATCAAACCCTGACACGCGCTGCAGAAGAAATTGGACTAAATCCCGGCATCGCGAAACTGGCTTTCCCCAGCGGCGCCATTGACATGATTGACCTGATGGCGCAACAACGCGACCAGATGATGGTTGAAGCCTGCCCGCCGGAAAAACTCGCCCAAATGAAAATCCGCGAGAAAATCACCTTTCTGGTCAGAACCCGAATCGAGGCGGAAGACCCCTTGCGGGACGCCGCCCGGGCCGCAGTCGCCTATCTCGCCCTGCCAACCCACAGCGCCCAGGGTCTGAAAATGATGTATCGCACGGTGGATCTGATGTGGAAAACAACCGGCGACCCTTCCACGGACTTTAATTATTACACCAAACGCCTGACCCTGTCCGGCGTCTATAGCACCACGCTGCTCTATTGGCTGAATGACGACAGCGCGGACAGACAAGACACCTGGGCCTTCCTCGACCGCCGCATCGAAAATGTCATACAGTTCGAAAAAGGTAAGGCCCGGGCGCGGAAACTGTCAGAACGCCTGCCGGACATCACCAGTTCTTTCTGGAAAAATGTCAGTCGTCTCCGCTATCCGGCGCGCTAA
- a CDS encoding GNAT family N-acetyltransferase, producing MIEIVEMRDIKFAQWADLYQSYAEFYKLSLTPQQLQTAWEWLSGHDTELRGLAALVDGEPKAIAHYRRFLRPLAGEVGIFLDDIYVCPSVRRHGVGKILLERLENIAKAQGCTVIRWMTAGDNRGAQSFYDTFGKQTDWITYDHNMSDEDDVRRK from the coding sequence ATGATTGAAATTGTTGAAATGCGGGATATTAAATTCGCACAATGGGCGGATCTCTATCAGAGCTATGCAGAATTTTATAAACTGTCTTTGACGCCGCAGCAATTGCAAACAGCCTGGGAATGGCTGAGCGGCCATGACACGGAATTGCGGGGTCTGGCAGCGCTGGTGGACGGCGAACCGAAGGCCATCGCGCATTATCGGCGTTTCCTGCGTCCTCTTGCCGGGGAAGTTGGTATTTTTCTGGATGATATTTACGTCTGTCCGTCCGTGCGGCGGCACGGGGTGGGCAAAATTCTTCTGGAACGTCTCGAGAATATTGCCAAGGCGCAGGGCTGCACGGTGATCCGCTGGATGACCGCCGGTGATAACCGGGGCGCTCAGTCTTTTTACGATACGTTTGGCAAGCAGACGGACTGGATTACCTATGACCATAACATGAGCGATGAGGATGACGTCAGACGCAAATAA